From a single Pseudobutyrivibrio xylanivorans genomic region:
- a CDS encoding transcription repressor NadR — translation MDGQARRQKIIEIIQKSDKPVSGTALAEQLNVSRQVVVTDIALIRANGVDITSTNRGYVINQSNKCKRIIKSRHTDDQILDELFAIVDNGGCAENIIINHRYYNRLEAPLNVSSRREAKEFMAAIESGKSKSLSSATSGYHYHVISASDEETLDVIEDELKAKGFWLELDDWILQ, via the coding sequence ATGGACGGACAGGCTAGAAGACAAAAGATAATAGAGATAATTCAGAAATCTGATAAGCCTGTATCTGGAACAGCGCTTGCTGAGCAGCTCAATGTGAGTCGCCAGGTTGTTGTTACGGATATCGCCCTTATCAGAGCAAATGGTGTGGACATCACTTCCACCAACAGAGGCTATGTAATCAATCAGAGCAATAAATGCAAACGCATCATTAAGAGCAGACACACTGATGATCAGATATTGGATGAGCTTTTTGCTATTGTTGATAATGGAGGCTGTGCCGAGAATATTATCATCAACCATCGCTATTATAATCGCCTTGAGGCTCCTTTAAATGTTAGCTCACGCCGTGAAGCCAAGGAATTCATGGCGGCCATCGAATCCGGAAAGTCAAAGTCATTAAGCTCCGCAACCAGCGGCTACCATTACCACGTAATCAGCGCTTCCGACGAGGAAACCCTCGACGTAATCGAAGACGAGCTGAAGGCAAAAGGTTTCTGGTTAGAACTAGACGACTGGATTTTACAATAA
- a CDS encoding endo-1,4-beta-xylanase has protein sequence MKRKMLKSFAAKLLAVACAFTMLASATTLDAKAAEATLLNTYGSTYGYSGTCINLYQLRDSSQLSILKKHYNSITLENEMKPDALLGGSARLISVSQAKNQGYYIPDNYRESYVPQINFNTVDEVMKICYNNGLKMRAHTLVWHSQTPSWFFRNNFSGNSGFVNSSTMDARLEMYVKTVMNHVYTNQYGSVVYAWDVANEILHAQNSGWEAVYGSNKTNATYVKKAFNFAYETLEYFKLTDSVKLFYNDYNTYMEVNDVIKLVNYINQGKKVCAGVGMQSHLGTGFPSVDYYTTALKSFLNAGFEVQITELDVTNKGDSDMANYCYNLFKNINSAKKNGGKITGITWWGLSDQTTWINNSKPLLFSRPGVTKPAYDKVIQAYTEVIGQPGSQKPTPTPTPVVTPTPTPTPSQNVDSNSTANISDGWYYLKNTLSQKYLTVEGNTAKAVTNVCISKGTGVDGQKWYVENRGNGYITLKSGLGNFMLDVANGVDEDGANLQIYDGYAGNAQQFIVKNTNKSGVYTIATKASNGTKYVDVYEHKTADGTNVCQWTYYGNPNQQWQFEKVGSSQPTPTPTPQPTAQPTPTPTPVPTQQPTQSASGLTAKVTINSWGSGYTATVKVSNNTGKSVNGWTLKLKKSEVKIDSSWSVNVKESGDYYVITPMDWNSTIANGQSAEFGFNGVGSASDNIYVDVQ, from the coding sequence ATGAAAAGAAAAATGCTCAAGAGCTTTGCGGCAAAGCTCCTTGCTGTTGCATGTGCATTTACTATGCTTGCATCAGCAACAACCCTCGATGCTAAGGCAGCCGAGGCAACCCTCCTGAACACCTATGGAAGCACATATGGTTATTCAGGAACCTGTATCAATCTCTATCAGCTTAGAGATTCTAGTCAGCTTTCTATTTTAAAGAAGCACTACAATTCTATTACTCTCGAAAATGAGATGAAGCCAGATGCATTACTTGGCGGCTCAGCAAGACTTATCTCAGTGAGCCAGGCTAAGAATCAGGGCTACTACATCCCAGATAATTACAGAGAGTCTTACGTACCTCAGATTAACTTCAACACAGTTGATGAGGTTATGAAAATCTGTTACAACAATGGTCTCAAGATGAGAGCTCATACATTAGTATGGCACTCACAGACACCTTCATGGTTCTTCAGAAACAACTTCTCAGGAAACAGTGGATTTGTAAATTCATCAACAATGGATGCCCGTCTTGAAATGTACGTGAAGACAGTTATGAATCACGTTTACACAAATCAGTACGGCAGCGTTGTTTATGCTTGGGATGTTGCAAATGAAATTCTTCATGCACAGAACTCAGGTTGGGAAGCAGTTTACGGTAGCAACAAGACAAATGCTACATACGTAAAGAAGGCTTTCAACTTCGCTTATGAAACACTTGAGTACTTCAAGCTTACAGATTCTGTAAAGCTTTTCTACAATGATTACAACACTTACATGGAAGTTAACGATGTAATTAAGCTTGTTAACTACATCAACCAGGGCAAGAAGGTCTGCGCAGGCGTTGGTATGCAGTCACACCTTGGAACAGGCTTCCCTTCAGTTGATTATTACACAACAGCACTTAAGTCATTCTTAAATGCAGGCTTTGAAGTTCAGATTACAGAGCTTGATGTTACAAACAAGGGTGATAGCGATATGGCAAACTACTGCTACAACCTCTTCAAGAACATCAACTCAGCTAAGAAGAATGGTGGAAAGATTACTGGTATTACATGGTGGGGTCTTTCAGATCAGACAACATGGATCAACAACTCTAAGCCACTCCTTTTCTCTAGACCAGGCGTAACTAAGCCAGCTTACGATAAGGTTATCCAGGCTTACACAGAGGTAATTGGTCAGCCAGGCTCACAGAAGCCAACACCAACACCTACTCCAGTTGTAACACCTACACCAACTCCAACACCATCACAGAACGTAGATAGCAATTCTACAGCAAACATCTCTGATGGATGGTATTACCTCAAGAATACACTTTCGCAGAAGTACCTTACAGTTGAAGGCAACACAGCAAAGGCTGTTACAAACGTTTGCATCAGCAAGGGTACAGGCGTAGATGGCCAGAAGTGGTATGTTGAAAACAGAGGAAATGGATATATCACATTAAAGTCAGGTCTTGGCAACTTCATGCTTGATGTTGCAAATGGTGTTGATGAGGATGGCGCTAACCTCCAGATTTATGATGGATATGCAGGAAACGCTCAGCAGTTTATCGTAAAGAATACAAACAAGAGCGGTGTTTACACAATCGCTACAAAGGCTTCAAACGGAACAAAGTATGTTGATGTTTATGAGCACAAGACAGCTGATGGCACAAACGTATGCCAGTGGACATATTATGGAAATCCAAATCAGCAGTGGCAGTTCGAAAAGGTCGGTTCTTCACAGCCAACACCAACACCAACTCCACAGCCAACAGCTCAGCCAACTCCTACACCTACACCAGTTCCAACACAGCAGCCAACACAGTCTGCTTCAGGCTTAACAGCTAAGGTTACAATCAACAGCTGGGGCTCAGGATATACAGCAACTGTTAAGGTCTCAAACAACACAGGAAAGTCTGTTAACGGTTGGACATTAAAGCTCAAGAAGAGCGAGGTTAAGATTGACTCAAGCTGGAGCGTAAATGTTAAGGAGTCAGGTGATTACTATGTAATCACTCCAATGGATTGGAACTCTACAATCGCAAATGGACAGAGCGCTGAATTTGGATTTAATGGCGTAGGCAGCGCAAGCGACAACATCTACGTTGACGTTCAGTAA
- a CDS encoding family 43 glycosylhydrolase, with product MNKIIKRMLGLALTAVLLVGATETVSAATVVNGSYVKGDNENNPLVTQNYGADPAVLVYNNRIYVYTTNDSQEYEATRAKNTYGKINQLNCYSSTDMVNWTDHGQINVAGSNGAAKWASNSWAPTVCCKKINGKDKFFIYFANNASSIGVLTADSPTGPWKDPIGRAFITKSTPNCNVEWLFDPAVLVDSDGTGYLYFGGGVPSGQAAHPKTARVIKLGNDMISTSGTAAMIDAPYLFEDSGINKIGNTYYYSYCTNWNCSNGYRNATIHVMTSSNPMGPFTHQGEIMANPGSFFRGSDGNNHHQIFEFKGNYYIAYHTMTVQNAVMSNLGYRTTQIDKVNVSNGRIQTIKQTMSGVSMNPSVDPYSWVEAETMFTQAGIKVKGNGDGTAWVTDINNNDFTKVKGVQFSKGVSSITATVQSSGSGSIEVREGSQSGSLLGTINISNTNGSFKDFTANVKNVSGSKDIVFVFKGSFGFDRWKANTTGSGEATPTPTPTPTPTPSQNVDSNSIANIADGWYYLKNTLSQKYLTVEGNTAKAVTNVCISKGTGVDGQKWYVQNRGNGYISLKSGLGEFMLDVAMGADEDGANLQIYNAYAHDPQQFMVKNTNKSGVYTIATKISKETKYVDVYEHKTADGTNVCQWTYYGNPNQQWQFEPVNGSSQAQPTPTPTPTTTTAPQPTPTPKPQPTPTPATASGLKATATINSWGSGYTASIKVSNDTGKTVNGWTLKLKKSEVKIDSSWSVNVKESGEYYVITPMDWNSTIANGASTEFGFNGTGSVVNNIYIDIQ from the coding sequence ATGAACAAAATAATTAAGAGAATGTTAGGGTTAGCATTAACCGCAGTTCTTTTAGTGGGAGCTACCGAAACTGTTTCAGCGGCGACAGTTGTAAACGGTAGCTATGTAAAGGGTGATAATGAGAACAATCCTCTTGTTACCCAAAACTATGGCGCAGACCCTGCAGTATTGGTTTACAACAACAGAATATACGTATACACAACAAACGATAGCCAGGAATATGAGGCTACTCGTGCAAAAAATACATATGGAAAAATCAATCAGTTGAACTGCTATTCTTCAACAGATATGGTTAACTGGACTGATCATGGTCAGATTAACGTTGCAGGAAGCAATGGCGCAGCTAAGTGGGCAAGTAATTCATGGGCCCCAACTGTATGCTGCAAGAAGATTAATGGCAAGGATAAGTTCTTCATTTACTTTGCTAATAATGCTAGCTCAATCGGCGTACTTACAGCAGATAGCCCAACAGGTCCATGGAAGGATCCAATTGGTCGTGCGTTTATCACAAAGTCTACTCCAAATTGCAATGTAGAGTGGCTCTTTGATCCAGCTGTACTCGTAGACAGCGATGGAACAGGATACCTCTACTTTGGTGGTGGTGTTCCTTCGGGACAGGCTGCACATCCAAAGACAGCCAGAGTTATCAAGCTTGGTAACGATATGATTAGCACATCAGGCACAGCTGCTATGATTGATGCTCCATACCTCTTTGAGGATTCAGGAATTAACAAGATTGGTAACACATACTACTATTCATACTGCACAAACTGGAACTGCAGCAATGGATATAGAAATGCTACAATTCATGTAATGACGAGCTCAAACCCAATGGGACCATTCACACATCAGGGTGAGATTATGGCAAACCCAGGCTCATTCTTCAGGGGTTCAGATGGAAACAACCATCACCAGATTTTTGAGTTCAAGGGAAATTACTACATTGCTTACCATACAATGACAGTGCAGAATGCAGTAATGAGCAACCTCGGCTACAGAACAACTCAGATTGATAAGGTCAATGTTTCAAATGGAAGAATCCAGACAATCAAGCAGACAATGTCTGGCGTTTCTATGAATCCTTCAGTTGACCCATATAGCTGGGTTGAGGCTGAAACAATGTTTACACAGGCAGGCATCAAGGTTAAGGGTAACGGCGATGGAACAGCATGGGTAACAGATATCAACAACAACGATTTCACAAAGGTTAAGGGTGTTCAGTTCTCTAAGGGTGTTTCTTCAATCACAGCTACAGTACAGAGCTCAGGAAGCGGAAGCATCGAGGTAAGAGAAGGCTCACAGAGTGGTTCATTACTTGGAACAATCAATATTTCAAACACAAATGGTTCTTTCAAGGATTTCACAGCTAATGTAAAGAATGTTAGTGGTTCAAAGGATATCGTATTTGTATTCAAGGGTTCATTTGGATTTGATAGATGGAAGGCTAATACAACAGGAAGTGGTGAGGCTACACCAACTCCAACACCTACACCAACTCCAACTCCAAGCCAGAACGTAGATAGCAATTCTATAGCAAACATTGCAGATGGTTGGTATTATCTCAAGAATACACTTTCACAGAAGTACCTTACAGTTGAAGGCAACACAGCAAAGGCTGTTACAAACGTTTGCATTAGCAAGGGTACAGGCGTAGATGGCCAGAAGTGGTATGTTCAGAACAGAGGAAATGGATATATTTCACTTAAGTCAGGTCTTGGTGAGTTCATGCTTGACGTAGCTATGGGTGCTGATGAGGATGGTGCAAACCTTCAGATTTACAACGCATATGCTCATGATCCACAGCAGTTCATGGTAAAGAACACAAACAAGAGTGGTGTTTATACAATTGCTACAAAGATTTCTAAAGAAACAAAGTATGTAGATGTATACGAGCACAAAACAGCTGATGGCACAAATGTATGCCAGTGGACATATTATGGAAATCCAAATCAGCAGTGGCAGTTCGAGCCAGTTAATGGTTCTTCACAGGCACAGCCAACACCAACACCTACTCCAACAACAACAACAGCTCCACAGCCTACACCTACACCAAAACCACAGCCAACTCCTACACCAGCTACAGCTTCAGGCTTAAAGGCTACAGCTACTATTAACAGCTGGGGAAGCGGATACACAGCTTCTATCAAGGTATCCAATGATACAGGAAAGACTGTCAACGGTTGGACATTAAAGCTCAAGAAGAGCGAGGTAAAGATTGATTCAAGCTGGAGTGTAAATGTAAAAGAGTCTGGTGAGTATTATGTAATCACTCCAATGGATTGGAATTCTACTATTGCAAATGGCGCAAGCACAGAGTTCGGATTTAATGGAACAGGTAGCGTTGTAAATAACATTTATATTGATATTCAGTAA
- the nadA gene encoding quinolinate synthase NadA, whose protein sequence is METLVEEIQRLKKEKNAVILAHYYVNDEVQEIADYIGDSYYLAKVAVGLKESTIVFAGVKFMGESAKILNPEKTVLMPDAKADCPMAHMAEIERIEEVRKEYEDLAVVCYINSTAELKMHSDVCVTSSNAMKIVKALPNKNIFFIPDENLGRYIASKVPEKNFIFNDGYCHVHKAVTPDMIKCAKESHPDAKVLIHPECTLDVLELADYIGSTSGIIDYATESDAKEFIISTELGVLYQLKKNNPDKQFFAAGSVQICPNMKKVTLEKVRDCLRDGSGVVELDDEKRERALAPLQRMLELAK, encoded by the coding sequence ATGGAGACACTTGTTGAAGAGATTCAAAGACTAAAAAAAGAGAAGAATGCTGTGATTCTTGCTCACTATTATGTGAATGACGAGGTCCAGGAAATTGCAGACTACATTGGTGACAGCTACTATCTGGCTAAGGTGGCTGTGGGATTGAAGGAGAGTACAATCGTATTTGCCGGTGTAAAATTTATGGGAGAATCAGCAAAGATTTTAAATCCTGAAAAGACAGTGCTTATGCCTGATGCAAAGGCTGACTGTCCAATGGCTCATATGGCGGAGATTGAGCGTATTGAAGAGGTTAGAAAAGAGTATGAGGACCTTGCTGTTGTTTGCTACATCAACTCAACAGCAGAGTTGAAAATGCATTCAGATGTCTGTGTTACAAGTTCAAATGCAATGAAAATTGTAAAGGCCTTACCTAACAAGAATATCTTTTTCATTCCAGATGAGAACCTGGGAAGATATATTGCAAGTAAGGTTCCTGAAAAGAACTTTATTTTTAATGATGGCTACTGTCATGTTCACAAGGCAGTTACCCCAGATATGATTAAGTGTGCGAAGGAATCACATCCTGATGCAAAGGTATTGATTCATCCAGAGTGTACATTGGATGTACTTGAGCTCGCTGATTATATCGGAAGTACCTCTGGCATCATCGACTATGCGACGGAAAGCGATGCCAAGGAGTTTATTATTTCTACAGAGCTTGGAGTACTTTACCAGTTAAAGAAGAATAATCCGGATAAGCAGTTCTTTGCAGCAGGCTCTGTACAGATTTGTCCTAACATGAAGAAGGTAACATTGGAGAAGGTGCGTGACTGTCTTCGTGATGGAAGTGGAGTTGTGGAACTTGATGATGAGAAACGAGAGCGTGCGCTCGCTCCACTTCAGCGGATGCTAGAACTTGCTAAATAG
- a CDS encoding L-aspartate oxidase: MDKKYDVIIVGSGVAGLFCALSLPREKKILIISKDALDGCDSFLAQGGICVLRDEDDYDAYFEDTMRAGHYENRKESVEIMIRSSQEIISDLVGYGVEFEKKDGQFVYTKEGAHSNNRILFHADITGKEITSKLLARAQERDNITMMAHTTMVDWVCKDNVCYGIVVADMDGKTTAIEGDVTVLACGGLGGVYPHSTNYRHISGDALALAMYHNVKLENCDYVQIHPTTLFSNQSGRSFLISESVRGEGAVLRDKNGERFTDELQPRDVVSKAIFAQMEKDGTEHVWLDFSPIPEEEILNHFPNIYQRCKQAGYDPLKTWVPVVPAQHYFMGGIYVDKDSKTTMEQLYAVGETSCNGVHGRNRLASNSLLESLVFAKRAANDIVNTNSFKQAEDFESLVNMDGYEDLPSIMENYHAMVVGEIKKEENLRAKKEAI; this comes from the coding sequence ATGGATAAGAAATATGATGTAATTATAGTTGGAAGCGGTGTGGCAGGTTTATTCTGTGCACTAAGCTTACCAAGGGAAAAGAAAATCCTTATAATTTCAAAGGATGCATTAGATGGATGCGATAGCTTCTTGGCTCAGGGAGGCATCTGTGTATTAAGAGATGAAGATGATTATGATGCATACTTTGAAGATACAATGCGTGCAGGTCATTATGAAAATCGAAAAGAGTCTGTAGAGATAATGATTAGAAGCTCTCAGGAGATAATCAGCGACCTTGTGGGCTATGGTGTTGAATTCGAAAAGAAGGATGGGCAGTTCGTATATACGAAGGAAGGGGCTCATTCAAATAATAGAATTTTGTTCCATGCTGACATCACTGGGAAGGAAATTACAAGCAAGCTTCTTGCCAGAGCGCAGGAACGTGACAATATCACTATGATGGCTCACACTACCATGGTTGATTGGGTCTGCAAGGATAATGTTTGCTATGGAATTGTTGTGGCGGACATGGATGGAAAGACCACAGCAATTGAGGGTGATGTGACAGTACTTGCCTGTGGTGGACTTGGTGGTGTGTACCCTCATTCCACAAACTATCGACACATCTCAGGGGATGCCCTTGCTCTTGCAATGTATCACAATGTAAAACTGGAAAATTGCGATTATGTGCAGATTCATCCGACTACACTTTTCTCAAATCAGAGCGGAAGAAGCTTTTTGATTTCTGAATCTGTAAGAGGTGAAGGTGCAGTTTTAAGAGATAAAAATGGAGAGCGATTTACTGATGAATTACAGCCAAGAGATGTGGTGAGCAAGGCAATTTTTGCCCAGATGGAAAAGGACGGAACGGAGCATGTTTGGCTTGATTTTTCGCCTATTCCAGAGGAGGAGATTTTAAATCATTTTCCAAATATTTATCAGCGATGCAAACAGGCAGGTTATGACCCGTTGAAGACCTGGGTGCCAGTTGTCCCTGCACAGCACTACTTCATGGGTGGCATCTATGTGGACAAGGATAGCAAAACCACAATGGAGCAGCTTTATGCAGTAGGTGAGACCAGCTGCAACGGTGTACATGGTCGTAACAGATTAGCCAGCAATTCACTTTTGGAAAGTTTGGTGTTTGCAAAGCGAGCTGCAAATGATATCGTAAATACGAATTCATTTAAACAGGCTGAAGACTTTGAAAGTCTTGTAAATATGGATGGTTATGAAGACTTGCCATCAATCATGGAAAACTATCATGCAATGGTAGTTGGAGAAATCAAAAAAGAAGAAAACTTAAGAGCCAAGAAGGAGGCTATATAA
- the ung gene encoding uracil-DNA glycosylase, with the protein MGAISNDWLEPLTPEFKKPYYKSLYETVKKEYHEGPVYPPADDIFNAFDFTPLSEVKVVIIGQDPYHEPGQAHGLCFSVKPGIKTPPSLVNIYKELHDDLGCYIPNNGYLEKWARQGVLMLNNVLTVRAHQAASHKDIGWEQFTDAVIDVLNKQDRPIVFLLWGSPAAKKCAKLNNPNHLILKAPHPSPLSAYRGFFGCKHFSQTNAFLESKGLTPVDWQIENL; encoded by the coding sequence ATGGGAGCTATAAGCAATGATTGGCTGGAGCCACTGACTCCAGAATTTAAGAAACCTTACTACAAGAGTTTGTATGAAACTGTAAAAAAAGAATATCATGAGGGCCCTGTCTACCCACCGGCAGACGACATTTTCAACGCCTTCGACTTCACACCTCTCTCAGAGGTGAAGGTGGTAATTATAGGGCAGGATCCATATCATGAGCCAGGTCAAGCTCACGGCCTTTGCTTTTCAGTAAAGCCAGGAATTAAGACACCACCATCACTGGTGAATATCTATAAGGAACTCCATGATGATCTGGGCTGTTATATTCCAAACAATGGTTATTTGGAAAAATGGGCACGCCAGGGTGTATTGATGCTGAACAATGTGCTGACAGTAAGGGCTCATCAGGCAGCAAGCCATAAGGATATTGGCTGGGAACAGTTCACTGATGCAGTTATTGATGTGCTGAATAAGCAGGACCGCCCAATAGTGTTCTTACTTTGGGGCTCGCCAGCAGCAAAGAAATGCGCAAAGCTAAATAACCCAAATCATTTGATTTTGAAGGCTCCGCATCCATCTCCACTATCAGCCTATAGAGGTTTTTTCGGATGCAAGCATTTCAGTCAGACTAATGCATTTTTAGAGTCAAAGGGACTCACTCCAGTCGATTGGCAAATCGAAAATCTATAA
- the nadC gene encoding carboxylating nicotinate-nucleotide diphosphorylase — protein MNNITMTLNADELIRMALREDISSEDVTTNSVMPEAKPGEVELICKQDGIICGMDVYERVFKILDENTVVEKYVKDGDEVKKGQLMGKVKGDIRVLLSGERVALNYLQRMSGIATYTNQVASLLKGSKTVLLDTRKTTPNMRIFEKYAVKCGGGQNHRYNLSDGILLKDNHIGAAGSITKAVEMAKAYAPFVRKIEIETETLEQVEEAVDAGADIIMLDNMDVATMKEAVKIINGRAKTECSGNVTKENIANIIDSGVDYVSSGALTHSAPILDISMKNLHAV, from the coding sequence ATGAACAATATTACTATGACTTTAAATGCGGACGAGCTTATCAGAATGGCTCTTAGAGAAGATATTTCAAGCGAGGATGTTACCACAAATTCCGTTATGCCAGAGGCTAAGCCAGGTGAGGTAGAGCTCATTTGTAAACAGGATGGAATCATCTGTGGAATGGATGTATATGAGCGAGTATTCAAAATTCTTGATGAGAATACAGTAGTCGAAAAATATGTAAAAGACGGGGATGAGGTCAAGAAAGGCCAGCTCATGGGAAAGGTAAAGGGCGACATCAGAGTGCTTCTTTCTGGTGAGAGAGTTGCTCTTAATTATCTTCAGAGAATGAGTGGAATTGCTACATACACAAATCAGGTTGCGTCACTTTTAAAGGGAAGCAAGACAGTTCTTCTTGATACAAGAAAGACTACACCTAACATGAGAATTTTTGAGAAATATGCTGTAAAGTGCGGTGGCGGTCAGAATCACCGCTATAATCTTTCAGATGGAATTCTTTTAAAGGATAATCACATTGGTGCAGCAGGCTCAATCACAAAGGCAGTTGAGATGGCAAAGGCGTATGCTCCTTTTGTTCGTAAGATTGAAATCGAGACAGAAACACTTGAGCAGGTAGAGGAAGCAGTAGATGCAGGAGCAGATATTATCATGCTTGATAATATGGATGTTGCAACAATGAAAGAAGCTGTTAAAATAATTAATGGTCGAGCAAAGACAGAATGCTCAGGAAACGTGACCAAAGAAAATATCGCAAATATCATCGACAGCGGAGTAGACTACGTTTCAAGTGGTGCACTTACACATTCTGCACCAATCCTGGATATTTCGATGAAGAACTTACATGCAGTTTAA